The Micromonospora sp. NBC_01740 genome includes a window with the following:
- a CDS encoding glycosyl hydrolase: MTPPATRRTWAVAATSALALALGGLAVVTTTPAEAATVGAGSYTTDRVGPLPTGCGDMTTNPRQFATADAPPGPVPTNDWWSSLLWKRTNCSYSEPLHAHPASYQPAGDGLGISATSTPTISGTATGVGEFKYTYSEDIRVGIAGLSAPVVKVDGWTDWTVTPHWTDGTRTMRATIGHGLPFAYFRTSGGNALVNATGGSPTVWSNSGATIGFTVRGHDYVAYAPTGATWTVSGGRITSTLAGKGYFSVALLPTTPSTDAATRAGLATTYGQYAHAHVTGTRVSYAYDQATSTVNTTYAFTTTAREGTANRTVVSLYPHQWRSLTGATPLALTYPSARGRMKVLTGVDAFRTSMKFNGVLPEVPAVATGTGADLTTLRNHLAAVRGNPMDQRGTDTYWTGKGLGRAARIAEIADQVGDAETRTAALNAIRGTLNDWLTATPGETEGVFHYDRNWGTLIGYPASYGSDQELNDHHFHYGYYIAAAATLAKFDPTWARQDQYGGMIDLLIRDANNYDRTDNRFPYLRDFDIYAGHDWAAGHGSFNAGNNQESSSEGMNFANALIQWGQATGNTAVRDAGIFIHTTQAAAIHEYWFDVTNENYPAAFGHSTVGMVWGDGGAYATWFSADPEMIQGINMLPVTGGHLYLGQYPASNRANYQELVRNNGGEPTVWQDILWQFLALGDPDAALAKLRANPGYTPEEGESRAHTFHWIRNLAALGTVHTPVTANHPLAAVFQRNGARTYVASNITAAPLTVTFSDGTRLAVPAGKTATSGAYTWSGGTATGGVSGTTPPTTAPPTTPPPTTAPPTTPPPTTPPPSSDFPTRYLLPGGGLAAAGSPATATVAGAGGANRDGTPTNPQVFTATGLDLAYGGGQTTFDLFLDAGNAVGNGVQVRVSYDLTGNGSWERVETYRYFATDPVPGYERYTQQSGLHSATGALGNLSNGTVRVEVWSAIGNNPTTLGIGDRSLVKLPHS, from the coding sequence GTGACACCTCCTGCGACACGCCGCACCTGGGCCGTGGCGGCCACCTCCGCCCTGGCCCTCGCCCTCGGCGGCCTCGCCGTCGTGACCACCACCCCCGCCGAGGCCGCCACCGTCGGCGCCGGCAGCTACACCACCGACCGCGTGGGCCCCCTGCCCACCGGCTGCGGAGACATGACCACCAACCCCCGGCAGTTCGCCACCGCCGACGCGCCCCCCGGGCCGGTACCCACCAACGACTGGTGGTCGTCGCTGCTGTGGAAGCGGACCAACTGCTCCTACAGCGAGCCGCTGCACGCGCACCCGGCCTCCTACCAGCCGGCCGGCGACGGCCTCGGGATCTCGGCCACCTCCACCCCGACGATCAGCGGCACCGCGACCGGCGTCGGCGAGTTCAAGTACACGTACTCCGAGGACATCCGCGTCGGCATCGCGGGGCTGAGTGCCCCGGTCGTCAAGGTCGACGGCTGGACCGACTGGACGGTCACCCCGCACTGGACCGACGGCACCCGGACCATGCGCGCCACCATCGGCCACGGACTTCCGTTCGCGTACTTCCGCACCAGCGGCGGCAACGCCCTGGTCAACGCCACCGGCGGCAGCCCCACGGTCTGGTCGAACAGCGGCGCCACGATCGGCTTCACCGTCCGGGGGCACGACTACGTGGCGTACGCGCCCACCGGCGCCACCTGGACCGTCAGCGGTGGACGGATCACCTCCACCCTGGCCGGCAAGGGCTACTTCTCCGTCGCCCTGCTGCCCACCACCCCGAGCACCGACGCCGCCACCCGCGCCGGGCTGGCCACCACCTACGGCCAGTACGCCCACGCCCACGTCACCGGCACCCGGGTCTCGTACGCCTACGACCAGGCGACCAGCACCGTCAACACCACGTACGCGTTCACCACGACCGCCCGGGAGGGCACGGCGAACCGGACGGTCGTCAGCCTCTACCCGCACCAGTGGCGGTCGCTGACCGGAGCCACCCCGCTGGCGCTCACCTACCCGTCGGCGCGCGGCCGGATGAAGGTGCTCACCGGCGTCGACGCGTTCCGCACCTCGATGAAGTTCAACGGCGTACTGCCGGAGGTTCCCGCCGTCGCCACCGGCACCGGGGCGGACCTGACGACGCTGCGCAACCACCTGGCGGCGGTCCGGGGCAACCCGATGGACCAGCGCGGCACCGACACCTACTGGACGGGCAAGGGCCTGGGCCGGGCCGCCCGGATCGCCGAGATCGCCGACCAGGTCGGGGACGCCGAGACGCGTACCGCCGCGCTGAACGCCATCCGGGGCACCCTCAACGACTGGCTCACCGCCACGCCCGGGGAGACCGAGGGCGTCTTCCACTACGACCGCAACTGGGGAACCCTGATCGGCTACCCGGCCTCCTACGGCTCCGACCAGGAACTCAACGACCACCACTTCCACTACGGCTACTACATCGCCGCCGCCGCCACGCTGGCCAAGTTCGACCCGACCTGGGCCCGGCAGGACCAGTACGGCGGCATGATCGACCTGCTGATCCGGGACGCGAACAACTACGACCGCACGGACAACCGCTTCCCGTACCTGCGCGACTTCGACATCTACGCCGGGCACGACTGGGCCGCCGGGCACGGCTCGTTCAACGCCGGCAACAACCAGGAGTCCTCGTCCGAGGGGATGAACTTCGCCAACGCCCTCATCCAGTGGGGTCAGGCGACCGGCAACACCGCCGTTCGCGACGCCGGCATCTTCATCCACACCACCCAGGCCGCAGCGATCCACGAGTACTGGTTCGACGTGACGAACGAGAACTACCCGGCCGCGTTCGGGCACTCCACGGTCGGCATGGTCTGGGGTGACGGCGGCGCGTACGCCACCTGGTTCAGCGCCGACCCGGAGATGATCCAGGGCATCAACATGCTCCCGGTCACGGGCGGGCACCTCTACCTCGGGCAGTACCCGGCGTCCAACCGCGCCAACTACCAGGAACTGGTGCGCAACAACGGCGGCGAACCGACGGTGTGGCAGGACATCCTCTGGCAGTTCCTGGCGCTCGGCGACCCGGACGCGGCGCTCGCGAAGCTCCGCGCGAACCCCGGGTACACGCCGGAGGAGGGCGAGAGCCGGGCGCACACCTTCCACTGGATCCGCAACCTCGCGGCCCTCGGGACGGTGCACACCCCGGTCACGGCCAACCACCCGCTGGCGGCGGTGTTCCAGCGCAACGGCGCGCGCACCTACGTGGCGAGCAACATCACCGCCGCGCCGCTGACGGTCACGTTCTCCGACGGCACCCGGCTCGCCGTGCCCGCCGGAAAGACGGCCACCAGCGGGGCGTACACCTGGAGCGGCGGCACCGCGACCGGCGGGGTCAGCGGCACGACGCCGCCCACGACCGCCCCGCCGACGACCCCGCCGCCCACCACGGCCCCGCCGACGACCCCGCCGCCCACCACCCCGCCGCCGTCGTCGGACTTCCCCACCCGGTACCTGCTGCCAGGTGGCGGGCTGGCCGCGGCCGGCAGCCCGGCGACCGCCACGGTGGCCGGCGCGGGCGGCGCGAACCGCGACGGCACGCCGACCAACCCGCAGGTGTTCACCGCCACGGGCCTGGATCTGGCGTACGGCGGCGGGCAGACCACGTTCGACCTGTTCCTCGACGCCGGCAACGCGGTCGGCAACGGGGTGCAGGTGCGGGTCTCCTACGACCTGACCGGCAACGGCAGCTGGGAGCGGGTGGAGACGTACCGCTACTTCGCCACCGACCCGGTTCCCGGGTACGAGCGCTACACCCAGCAGAGTGGCCTGCACTCCGCCACCGGCGCCCTCGGCAACCTGTCGAACGGCACCGTGCGGGTGGAGGTCTGGTCGGCGATCGGGAACAACCCGACCACCCTCGGCATCGGCGACAGGTCGCTGGTGAAGCTGCCGCACTCCTGA
- a CDS encoding DMT family transporter, translating to MTVDSTPDRAALRSWLPGFLALAAIWGSSFLFIKIGIGELHPLHLTLYRVAAGAVTLLLVLAVLRDRLPAEPRVWAHLTVAAAFGVAVPFTLFGYGEQRVESMLAGIWNATTPLIVLPLAVLVFRTERLTTRRAVGMALGFAGVLVVLGVWQGVGGAHFTGQLMCLGAAACYGVAIPYQKKFVAGSAHSGLSLSAAQLLVATAQLAVVAPLVAGAPPAPTGLSAEVLASVLALGALGTGLAFVINLRNIRVAGASTASTVTYLVPVFAVLIGALALDERLTWHQPVGALIVLFGVAVSQGLIGRRRPAPADPTEPSAPAGVIESTTADADADVPAAVVAPSGVAAQAAPSVPAAHR from the coding sequence GTGACAGTGGATTCCACTCCTGACCGGGCGGCGCTGCGGAGCTGGCTGCCCGGGTTCCTGGCGCTGGCCGCCATCTGGGGCTCCAGCTTCCTGTTCATCAAGATCGGCATTGGGGAGCTGCATCCACTACACCTCACCCTCTACCGGGTCGCCGCCGGCGCGGTGACCCTGCTGCTGGTGCTCGCCGTGCTCCGCGACCGCCTGCCCGCCGAGCCCCGGGTCTGGGCGCACCTGACCGTGGCCGCCGCGTTCGGCGTCGCCGTGCCGTTCACCCTCTTCGGCTACGGCGAGCAGCGCGTCGAGTCGATGCTCGCGGGCATCTGGAACGCCACCACCCCGCTCATCGTGCTGCCGCTGGCCGTGCTGGTGTTCCGCACCGAGCGGCTCACCACGCGCCGGGCGGTCGGGATGGCGCTGGGCTTCGCCGGGGTGCTGGTGGTGCTCGGGGTCTGGCAGGGCGTGGGCGGCGCCCACTTCACCGGGCAGCTCATGTGCCTGGGCGCGGCCGCCTGCTACGGCGTCGCCATCCCGTACCAGAAGAAGTTCGTCGCGGGCAGCGCGCACTCCGGGCTCTCGCTCTCGGCGGCACAGCTCCTGGTCGCGACCGCCCAGCTCGCGGTCGTCGCGCCGTTGGTGGCCGGGGCACCGCCCGCCCCGACCGGCCTCTCGGCCGAGGTGCTCGCCAGCGTGCTCGCGCTCGGTGCGCTCGGCACCGGCCTCGCCTTCGTCATCAACCTGCGCAACATCCGGGTCGCCGGGGCGAGCACCGCCTCCACCGTGACCTACCTGGTGCCGGTGTTCGCGGTGCTGATCGGCGCCCTGGCCCTCGACGAGCGGCTCACCTGGCACCAGCCGGTGGGCGCGCTCATCGTGCTGTTCGGCGTCGCCGTTTCGCAGGGCCTGATCGGCCGCCGCCGGCCCGCACCCGCTGACCCCACCGAGCCGTCCGCGCCCGCTGGCGTGATCGAGTCGACCACGGCCGATGCCGATGCCGATGTGCCGGCCGCTGTCGTCGCGCCGTCCGGCGTCGCCGCGCAGGCCGCGCCGTCCGTGCCGGCTGCCCACCGCTGA
- a CDS encoding PHP domain-containing protein codes for MSARDPIADLRRIAFLLERANEATYRVRAFRSAATALAALPGRELAERARTGKLTELSGVGDVTARCVAESLAGEEPVYLRRLLATEGTDLDEAATALRAALRGDCHTHSDWSDGGSPIEEMALAAVELGHEYVVLTDHSPRLKVARGLTADRLRKQLDHVAKVNEALPEGFRILTGIEVDILADGSLDQDEKLLARLDVVVGSVHSGLNDDRAKMTRRMLTAIANPHLDILGHCTGRMVASRPAGVKGPGDRAHRPRTRAESDFDADAVFAACAEHGVAVEINSRPERQDPPKRLIRRALEAGCDFAVNTDAHAPGQLDWQRFGCERAALCGVPADRVVNTWDADRLVDWARSAR; via the coding sequence ATGAGCGCCCGGGACCCCATCGCCGACCTGCGCCGGATCGCCTTCCTCCTGGAGCGGGCGAACGAGGCGACCTACCGGGTCCGGGCGTTCCGCTCGGCGGCCACGGCCCTCGCCGCGCTGCCGGGGAGGGAACTGGCCGAGCGGGCCCGCACCGGCAAGCTCACCGAGCTGTCCGGGGTCGGCGACGTCACCGCCCGCTGCGTGGCCGAGTCGCTCGCCGGCGAGGAGCCGGTCTACCTGCGGCGGCTGCTCGCCACGGAGGGCACGGACCTGGACGAGGCGGCCACCGCGCTGCGTGCCGCGCTGCGCGGTGACTGCCACACCCACTCCGACTGGTCCGACGGCGGCTCACCCATCGAGGAGATGGCGCTCGCGGCGGTCGAGCTGGGCCACGAGTACGTGGTGCTGACCGACCACTCGCCCCGGCTGAAGGTGGCCCGTGGCCTGACCGCCGACCGGCTGCGCAAGCAGCTCGACCACGTGGCGAAGGTCAACGAGGCGCTGCCGGAGGGCTTCCGGATCCTGACCGGCATCGAGGTGGACATCCTTGCCGACGGGTCGCTCGACCAGGACGAGAAGCTGCTGGCCCGCCTCGACGTGGTGGTCGGCTCGGTGCACAGCGGCCTGAACGACGACCGGGCGAAGATGACGCGGCGGATGCTGACCGCGATCGCGAACCCGCACCTGGACATCCTCGGCCACTGCACCGGGCGGATGGTGGCGTCCCGGCCCGCCGGGGTGAAGGGGCCGGGCGACCGGGCGCACCGGCCGCGTACCCGGGCGGAGAGCGACTTCGACGCCGACGCCGTCTTCGCCGCCTGCGCCGAGCACGGGGTGGCCGTCGAAATCAACTCACGGCCGGAGCGGCAGGACCCACCGAAGCGGCTGATCCGCCGGGCGCTGGAGGCGGGCTGCGACTTCGCCGTCAACACCGACGCGCACGCCCCTGGTCAGCTCGACTGGCAGCGGTTCGGCTGCGAGCGCGCCGCCCTGTGCGGGGTGCCCGCCGACCGGGTGGTCAACACCTGGGACGCCGACCGGCTGGTCGACTGGGCCCGCTCCGCCCGCTGA
- a CDS encoding Uma2 family endonuclease, which produces MAIPMRFDPLVDLDGMWTTQFADRYLPLPGLPDARYECIDGRLVMTPAEVGTNSYGEIKLARLLSPAAETHGFYVFGQVNLTFSPRRWIQPDITVLHALPKTDEEDRWIPAHLCTMAVEFVSPDSRRQDFVDKPMRCAEGRVPYFLRVELSRRLGHAQAELFTLGKFGGYDTVAKAVGGRRLSADLPFPIDFDPADPLP; this is translated from the coding sequence GTGGCGATACCGATGCGTTTCGACCCGCTCGTCGACCTCGACGGCATGTGGACGACCCAGTTCGCCGACCGGTACCTCCCGTTGCCGGGGCTGCCCGATGCGCGCTACGAGTGCATCGACGGGAGGTTGGTCATGACGCCCGCCGAGGTCGGCACGAACAGCTACGGCGAGATAAAGCTCGCCCGTCTGCTGTCACCCGCCGCAGAGACCCACGGGTTCTACGTGTTCGGGCAGGTGAACCTGACCTTCTCGCCGCGGCGCTGGATCCAGCCCGACATCACCGTCCTGCACGCGCTGCCAAAGACCGACGAGGAGGACCGGTGGATCCCGGCCCACCTCTGCACGATGGCGGTGGAGTTCGTCTCGCCCGACAGCCGCCGGCAGGACTTCGTCGACAAGCCGATGCGGTGCGCGGAGGGACGGGTGCCGTACTTCCTGCGGGTCGAACTCTCCCGCCGGCTGGGGCATGCCCAGGCGGAGCTCTTCACCCTCGGCAAGTTCGGCGGTTACGACACCGTCGCCAAGGCGGTCGGCGGTCGGCGGCTCTCGGCCGACCTGCCGTTCCCGATCGACTTCGATCCCGCCGACCCGCTGCCCTGA